The following proteins are co-located in the Deltaproteobacteria bacterium genome:
- a CDS encoding DUF814 domain-containing protein, protein MKEFTPRLFHYELPGGWTVLAGATDADNDFLSTELADDNDYWFHADSVAGSHVILRAKDNEEPSRETLRQAAAVALYHSKARNSGLAPVHCTRARFVKKPRGVKTGTVHVAKGDVLKVRPDISFATRITDSKLKLAAAQKHTD, encoded by the coding sequence TTGAAAGAATTCACACCACGATTGTTTCACTACGAGCTGCCGGGTGGTTGGACGGTGCTGGCCGGCGCCACCGACGCGGACAACGATTTCTTAAGCACGGAGTTGGCGGACGACAACGATTACTGGTTTCATGCTGACAGCGTGGCCGGCAGCCACGTCATTCTACGAGCTAAAGACAACGAAGAACCAAGCCGCGAGACCTTGCGCCAGGCAGCGGCAGTGGCGCTATACCACAGTAAGGCGCGCAACTCGGGGCTTGCGCCGGTGCACTGCACGCGGGCGCGCTTTGTAAAGAAGCCGCGCGGCGTCAAGACCGGAACCGTTCATGTGGCTAAAGGCGACGTCCTAAAAGTTCGTCCCGATATCAGTTTTGCCACGCGGATTACCGACTCCAAGTTGAAGCTCGCTGCAGCGCAAAAACACACGGACTGA
- a CDS encoding class II aldolase/adducin family protein: MKTKTNYRRATIQYRQSKIQNSKVDADLTKKVALSCQILAKLGQFKETTGHVSARSADGKNMWIRGRGKQESGLLFTKPSEVVLADFNGQKLNPKIVLKTPNESVIHGEIYKARPDVGGIVHAHPPSIVLASQAGIELRPIYGGYDPRGMRMAIKGIPVYQSSLTLHKVEHVREMMAVMADNDICILRGHGVVVCGSSVEDATIKAIKLDDLAKFNLQAALLGKVPAISPEDQHQFLTRKSTGMGGGGAETLWRFYTEWLKRT, from the coding sequence ATGAAAACCAAAACCAACTATCGCCGGGCGACAATCCAATATCGGCAATCCAAAATCCAAAATTCCAAGGTTGACGCCGACCTCACCAAAAAAGTTGCGCTCTCCTGCCAAATCCTCGCCAAGCTCGGTCAGTTCAAAGAGACCACGGGCCATGTGAGCGCGCGCAGCGCCGACGGCAAGAACATGTGGATTCGCGGCCGCGGCAAACAAGAAAGCGGGCTGCTGTTCACAAAACCCAGCGAAGTTGTCTTGGCGGATTTCAACGGCCAAAAGCTAAATCCTAAAATCGTTCTAAAAACCCCCAATGAGTCGGTGATTCACGGCGAAATTTACAAAGCGCGCCCCGACGTCGGCGGCATCGTCCACGCCCATCCGCCGTCCATCGTGCTGGCCAGTCAGGCGGGCATCGAGCTGCGGCCGATCTACGGCGGCTACGACCCGCGCGGCATGCGCATGGCGATTAAAGGGATTCCCGTCTATCAGAGCAGTCTGACGCTGCACAAGGTGGAGCATGTGCGCGAAATGATGGCCGTGATGGCCGACAACGACATCTGCATCCTGCGCGGCCACGGCGTGGTCGTCTGCGGCAGCAGCGTCGAGGATGCGACGATCAAAGCGATCAAGCTCGACGATCTGGCGAAATTCAATCTGCAAGCCGCGCTACTCGGCAAAGTCCCGGCGATCTCGCCGGAGGACCAACACCAATTTCTTACGCGCAAATCGACCGGCATGGGCGGCGGCGGCGCAGAAACGCTGTGGCGCTTCTACACAGAATGGCTGAAACGCACGTGA